In a single window of the Pseudomonas entomophila genome:
- a CDS encoding type VI secretion system tip protein VgrG: protein MFAAANQTHFSLHIDGLEHDFQVLAFDGKEAISQPYAIDLELVSEHPSRDLESLLHKPAFLQLGDDGRGLHGLIYRAAQGEAGKRLTRYQVTLRPQLAYLAHRINQRMFQHKTVQEIIAQVLEEHGILANAYQFQLGATYPQREYCVQYDESNLQFIQRLCEEEGIHYHFRHSADGHQLVFGDDQTVFPKLASVQFQHDSGLVADTPMIKRFALRLETRTSSVTRRDYDFKKPLIQLEGEADSHDEPALEDYDYPGRFLDRPRGKHLANRALERHRSDYRQASGDSDQPLLASGHFLTLASHPNASWNDLWLLTEIQHQGRQPQVLEEAITSDIDPRFDGFQQGYRNFFVVTPWEQPYRPPLNHPKPKVLGEQRAVVSGPAGEEIYCDEYGRIKVQFFWDREGRSDDKSSVWMRVASSWAGQGIAGLQLPRVGMEVLVSFLEGDPDQPLVTGCLYHGVNMPHYKLPDLKTLATIKSKEYKGSRGNELRIDDTTSEISIALRSDHGASALNLGYLTHPRPSGGAPRGEGFELRTDRHGAVRAAGGLLITTEPRPNEAKHHKDLPETAERLATASEQQDSLAELAKQMQAQEPGDQDAVAKDLHKQHQGILGSGPGDLTKNEFAEFTQPHLVVSSPAGIALTTPGPNHITSGSHLALSSTGHTSLSIGKRLLASASQGMRLFVQSLGWKLVSASGDIDIRALKDSINLLAKLDITANADRIILKAKTELVVQGGGSATTYNASGITHVTSANYTAHAAQFAHIGAASMAGTFPEPPKPGKGALELFNLYANTKGIKAGDYEVTDALGTVLKGSLDGQGFNAVSGVAPGPALAKFGLDTADTWSLGSFAKGLPWPKLAATEEGTPSMFEAMPDVLTPEGGGAAMAKAKQLASSGMDAAKTGMSLLKTGQNALQGVQQVQGALKGGIAGLPQLATAASRALGVTSKAGAAMPGALPKLTAFKPPSLNPVTDLMPRELIS from the coding sequence ATGTTTGCCGCCGCGAACCAGACCCATTTCAGCCTGCACATCGACGGCCTGGAGCACGACTTCCAGGTGCTTGCCTTCGACGGCAAGGAGGCCATCAGCCAACCTTACGCCATCGACCTGGAACTGGTCAGCGAGCACCCCTCGCGGGACCTGGAAAGCCTGCTGCACAAGCCCGCGTTCCTCCAGCTGGGCGACGACGGCCGCGGCCTGCACGGCCTGATCTACCGCGCCGCGCAAGGCGAGGCCGGCAAGCGCCTGACCCGCTACCAGGTCACGCTACGCCCGCAACTGGCCTACCTGGCCCACCGCATCAACCAGCGCATGTTCCAGCACAAGACCGTGCAGGAGATCATCGCCCAGGTGCTCGAGGAACACGGCATCCTCGCCAACGCCTACCAATTCCAACTGGGCGCGACGTACCCGCAGCGCGAGTACTGCGTGCAGTACGACGAGTCCAACCTGCAGTTCATCCAGCGCCTGTGCGAAGAAGAAGGCATCCACTACCACTTCCGCCACAGCGCCGACGGCCACCAGCTGGTGTTCGGCGACGACCAGACGGTGTTCCCGAAACTGGCCTCGGTGCAGTTCCAGCACGACTCCGGGCTGGTCGCCGACACCCCCATGATCAAGCGCTTCGCCCTGCGCCTGGAAACCCGTACCAGCAGCGTCACCCGCCGCGACTACGACTTCAAGAAGCCGCTGATCCAGCTCGAAGGCGAGGCCGACAGCCATGACGAGCCGGCCCTGGAAGACTACGACTACCCCGGTCGCTTCCTCGACCGCCCGCGTGGCAAGCACCTGGCCAACCGCGCCCTGGAACGCCACCGCAGCGACTACCGCCAGGCGAGCGGCGACAGCGACCAGCCGTTGCTGGCCAGCGGGCACTTCCTGACCCTGGCCAGCCACCCCAACGCCTCGTGGAACGACCTCTGGCTGCTCACCGAAATCCAGCACCAGGGCCGTCAGCCGCAGGTGCTGGAAGAAGCCATCACCAGCGACATCGACCCGCGCTTCGACGGCTTCCAGCAGGGCTACCGCAACTTCTTCGTGGTCACCCCGTGGGAGCAGCCGTACCGCCCGCCGCTGAACCACCCGAAACCCAAGGTGCTGGGTGAGCAGCGTGCCGTGGTCAGCGGCCCGGCCGGCGAAGAGATCTACTGCGACGAATACGGCCGCATCAAGGTGCAGTTCTTCTGGGACCGCGAGGGCCGCTCGGACGACAAGTCCAGCGTGTGGATGCGCGTGGCGTCGAGCTGGGCCGGGCAGGGCATCGCCGGCCTGCAACTGCCCCGCGTCGGCATGGAGGTGCTGGTCAGCTTCCTCGAAGGCGACCCCGACCAGCCGCTGGTGACCGGCTGCCTGTACCACGGCGTGAACATGCCGCACTACAAGCTGCCTGACCTGAAGACCCTGGCCACGATCAAGAGCAAGGAATACAAGGGCAGCCGCGGCAACGAACTGCGCATCGACGACACCACCAGCGAGATCAGCATTGCCCTGCGCAGCGACCACGGCGCCAGTGCGCTGAACCTCGGTTATCTCACCCATCCACGTCCATCGGGTGGTGCGCCACGCGGTGAAGGCTTCGAGCTGCGCACCGACCGCCACGGCGCCGTGCGCGCCGCCGGTGGCCTGCTGATCACCACCGAACCGCGCCCGAACGAAGCCAAGCATCACAAGGACCTGCCCGAAACCGCCGAACGCCTGGCCACCGCCAGCGAGCAGCAGGACAGCCTGGCCGAACTGGCCAAGCAGATGCAGGCCCAGGAACCGGGCGACCAGGACGCCGTGGCCAAGGACCTGCACAAGCAGCACCAAGGCATCCTCGGCAGTGGCCCAGGCGACCTCACGAAAAACGAGTTCGCCGAATTCACCCAGCCGCACCTGGTCGTGTCGAGCCCGGCCGGCATCGCCCTGACCACCCCCGGCCCCAACCACATCACCAGCGGCAGCCACCTGGCGCTGAGCAGCACCGGCCACACCAGCCTGTCGATCGGCAAACGCCTGCTGGCCAGCGCCAGCCAAGGCATGCGCCTGTTCGTGCAGAGCCTGGGCTGGAAGCTGGTGTCGGCCTCCGGCGACATCGACATCCGCGCGCTGAAGGACAGCATCAACCTGCTGGCCAAGCTCGACATCACTGCCAACGCCGACCGCATCATCCTCAAGGCCAAGACCGAACTGGTGGTGCAGGGCGGCGGCAGCGCGACGACTTACAACGCCAGCGGCATCACCCACGTCACCAGCGCCAACTACACCGCCCACGCCGCGCAGTTCGCCCACATCGGCGCCGCCAGCATGGCCGGCACCTTCCCCGAGCCGCCCAAGCCCGGCAAAGGCGCGTTGGAGCTGTTCAACCTGTACGCCAACACCAAGGGCATCAAGGCCGGCGACTACGAGGTTACCGACGCCCTGGGCACAGTGCTCAAGGGCTCACTGGACGGGCAGGGCTTCAATGCCGTGTCCGGCGTCGCGCCAGGGCCAGCCTTGGCGAAATTCGGCCTCGACACGGCCGACACCTGGAGCCTCGGCAGCTTCGCCAAGGGCCTGCCCTGGCCGAAGCTGGCAGCGACCGAAGAGGGTACGCCCTCGATGTTCGAGGCGATGCCTGACGTGCTCACCCCCGAGGGCGGCGGGGCGGCGATGGCTAAGGCCAAGCAACTGGCCAGCAGCGGCATGGACGCAGCCAAGACTGGCATGAGCCTGCTCAAGACCGGGCAGAACGCGCTGCAGGGCGTGCAGCAGGTACAAGGCGCGCTGAAAGGCGGCATCGCCGGCCTGCCGCAACTGGCCACGGCTGCCTCCAGGGCCTTGGGCGTCACCAGCAAGGCCGGTGCCGCCATGCCGGGTGCCCTGCCCAAACTCACTGCCTTCAAGCCCCCCAGCCTGAACCCCGTGACTGACCTGATGCCACGCGAGCTGATTTCATGA
- a CDS encoding Hcp family type VI secretion system effector: MATPAYMAVTGEKQGLITAGAFTADSVGNTYQEGHEDQVMVQGFEHEVIIPRDPQSGQPTGQRVHKPVKITKVFDKASPLLLAALTSGERMTKVEIKWYRTSAQGTQEHYYTTVLEDAIIVDIKDYMHNCQDPGNAHFTHLEDVHFTYRKITWTHEVSGTSGSDDWRAPVAG; the protein is encoded by the coding sequence ATGGCAACTCCCGCCTACATGGCCGTCACCGGCGAAAAACAAGGTCTGATCACTGCTGGCGCGTTCACCGCCGACTCGGTGGGCAACACCTACCAGGAAGGCCACGAAGACCAGGTGATGGTCCAGGGCTTCGAACACGAAGTGATCATCCCGCGTGACCCGCAGTCCGGCCAACCGACCGGCCAGCGCGTGCACAAGCCGGTGAAAATCACCAAGGTCTTCGACAAGGCCTCGCCGCTGCTGCTGGCCGCCCTGACCTCGGGCGAGCGCATGACCAAGGTCGAGATCAAGTGGTACCGCACCTCGGCCCAGGGCACCCAAGAGCACTACTACACCACCGTCCTGGAAGACGCGATCATCGTCGACATCAAGGACTACATGCACAACTGCCAGGACCCGGGCAACGCCCACTTCACCCACCTGGAAGACGTGCACTTCACCTACCGCAAGATCACCTGGACCCACGAAGTGTCCGGTACTTCCGGTTCCGACGACTGGCGCGCGCCGGTCGCAGGCTAA
- a CDS encoding amidohydrolase family protein, producing MDLIIRNVRIDDIKPLMDVAVHNGKITEIAPAITRKASQEIQGNGNVLIPGFVEGHLHLEKANVMQRKANRSGTLREAIAVTAALKPTLTREDIRERSLQVLRALVQAGTTHVRAHAEFDPAQGFTGLDVVLELREALRDVIDIQVVAFPQEGILKLPGMKEMMVEAMERGADVVGGIPYNDVSPLEHIDFVFDLARRYDKAIDLHQDFADDAEQMTIEYVARRTLAEGYQGRVCVGHLTSLAAVEPERQARIVALLREAGISVMCLPATDLHLGARGDSHNVRRTLTPVRALRDGGVNVCLATNNIRNAFTPYGTGDLLNIAQLAIPACHLGGADDQATVLSMLTSNPAKALGLQEHGLAVGNDADLVLVDTQRVSDVILDLPARLAVLKRGRVVATAEHRRSVVF from the coding sequence ATGGACCTGATCATCAGAAACGTCCGCATCGACGATATAAAACCCTTGATGGATGTGGCCGTGCACAACGGCAAGATCACTGAAATCGCCCCGGCGATCACTAGAAAGGCAAGCCAGGAGATCCAAGGCAACGGCAATGTCCTCATTCCAGGCTTCGTCGAGGGCCACCTGCACCTGGAAAAAGCCAATGTCATGCAGCGCAAGGCCAACCGCTCCGGCACTTTGCGCGAAGCGATCGCCGTCACCGCCGCGCTCAAGCCCACGCTTACCCGCGAAGACATCCGCGAGCGCTCGCTCCAGGTGTTGCGCGCGCTGGTGCAGGCCGGCACCACCCATGTACGCGCCCACGCCGAGTTCGACCCCGCCCAGGGTTTCACCGGCCTGGATGTGGTGCTGGAACTGCGGGAAGCATTGCGCGATGTCATCGACATTCAGGTGGTCGCCTTTCCCCAGGAAGGCATCCTGAAACTGCCCGGCATGAAAGAGATGATGGTCGAGGCCATGGAGAGGGGCGCCGATGTGGTCGGCGGCATTCCCTACAATGACGTATCCCCCCTCGAGCACATCGATTTCGTCTTCGACCTGGCCCGGCGCTACGACAAGGCGATCGACCTGCACCAGGACTTCGCCGATGACGCCGAGCAGATGACCATCGAATACGTGGCGCGCCGGACCCTTGCCGAGGGTTACCAGGGGCGGGTGTGCGTCGGCCACCTCACCAGCCTGGCCGCCGTAGAGCCCGAGCGGCAGGCGCGTATCGTCGCGCTGCTGCGCGAGGCCGGTATCAGCGTGATGTGCCTGCCGGCCACCGACCTGCACCTGGGCGCCCGTGGCGACAGCCACAATGTGCGCCGCACCCTCACACCGGTGCGAGCCTTGCGCGATGGCGGGGTGAACGTGTGCCTGGCCACCAACAACATCCGCAACGCATTCACCCCCTATGGCACGGGTGACCTGCTGAACATCGCGCAACTGGCCATCCCCGCCTGCCACCTGGGCGGGGCGGATGACCAGGCCACGGTGTTGTCGATGCTCACCAGCAACCCGGCCAAGGCCCTGGGGCTGCAGGAGCATGGCCTGGCGGTGGGCAACGACGCGGACCTGGTGCTGGTAGATACCCAGCGCGTCAGCGATGTGATCCTCGACCTGCCGGCGCGGTTGGCGGTGCTCAAGCGTGGGAGGGTGGTGGCGACGGCCGAGCATCGCCGCTCGGTGGTGTTCTGA
- the cynS gene encoding cyanase: protein MIQSQISQNARLALSEVILLAKARKDLSFAQITDGTGLSEAFVTAALLGQHPLPASAAQVVGDKLGLDADGIALLQTVPLRGSIPGGVPTDPTIYRFYEMLQVYGTTLKALVHEKFGDGIISAINFKLDVKKVDDPEGGSRAVITLDGKYLPTKPF, encoded by the coding sequence ATGATCCAGTCGCAAATCAGCCAGAACGCCCGCCTTGCCCTGAGCGAAGTCATCCTCCTGGCCAAGGCCCGCAAGGACCTGTCGTTCGCCCAGATCACCGACGGCACCGGGCTGTCCGAAGCCTTTGTCACTGCCGCGCTGCTGGGCCAGCACCCGCTGCCGGCCAGCGCCGCCCAGGTGGTGGGCGACAAGCTCGGCCTGGACGCCGACGGCATCGCCCTGCTGCAGACCGTGCCGCTGCGCGGCAGCATCCCCGGCGGCGTGCCGACCGACCCGACCATCTACCGCTTCTACGAGATGCTGCAGGTGTACGGCACCACGCTCAAGGCACTGGTCCACGAGAAGTTCGGCGACGGCATCATCAGCGCCATCAACTTCAAGCTGGACGTGAAGAAGGTCGACGATCCGGAAGGGGGCTCCCGCGCGGTGATCACCCTGGATGGCAAGTATCTGCCGACCAAGCCGTTCTGA